The sequence GCGGAAGTGGCCGAAGAGGCCGCCGAGGAAGGCGGTGAAGAGGCAGGGGCCGGCGAGGAAGAGGAATAGGCGCGACCTTGGTCCGGATGGTCGTCGGCCTCGGCAACCCCGGCGCCCGCTACCACCGCACCCGGCACAACATCGGCTTCGACTGGGTGGACCGGGTGGCGGACCGCCTCGGCGTCCGCTGGACGGCCCAGCGACGCTACCAGGCCGAGGTGGCCGAGTGGCTGGTGGACGGCCAGCCGGTGTGGGCCATGAAGCCGCAGACCTATATGAACCGCAGCGGCCAAGCGGCGGCTCCCTTCGCCCGGGCCAAGGGCATCGAGCCCGCGGAGATCCTCGTCGTCCACGACGAGCTGGACCTTGACCCCGGGGTGGCCCGCCTAAAGGCGGGCGGCGGGCACGGCGGCCACAATGGCCTGCGGGACCTCGTCGAGCACCTCGGCTCCAAGGACTTCCTGCGTCTGCGCCTCGGCGTGGGCCACCCCGGCGACCGCAGCCAGGTGACTCCCTATGTGCTGGGCCGCCCCTCCCCGGAGGAGCGCAGCCGCATGGAGGCGGCCATGGACCGCGCCCTGGAGGTTCTGCCGGACCTGGCCGCCGGGAAGTGGCAGCGCGCCGTCAATCACCTCCACGCGCCGGTCTCCTCCGGAGACTGACCCCCGGCCCGAATTCAGGATCAGGACGACCCCTCATGGGATTTCAGTGCGGCATCGTCGGCTTGCCCAACGTGGGCAAGTCCACCCTGTTCAACGCCCTGACCCGCGCCGGGATCCAGGCGGAGAACTACCCCTTCTGCACCATCGAGCCCAACATGGGCGTGGTTCCGGTGCCCGACCGGCGGCTGGACGAGCTGGCCCGCCTGGTGCAGCCCCAGGAGGTCACCCCCACCGCCATCCGGTTCGTGGACATCGCGGGACTGGTAGCCGGGGCGGCCGAGGGCGAGGGCCTGGGCAACCAGTTCCTGGCGCACATCCGTGAGGTCGACGCCTTCGCCCACGTGGTGCGCTGCTTCGCCGACGAGAACGTCGCCCACGTGGCCGGGGGCGTGGACCCGGTCCGCGACATCGAGACCATCGAGAACGAGCTGGTCCTGGCCGATCTGGAAACGGTGGAGAAGGCCCACGCCAAGGCGGCCAAGAACGCTAAGAGCGGGGACAAGGAGGCCATGGCCGAGCGGGACCTCCTGGCCCGTCTCCAGGCGCACCTGGCCGAGGGTGGCCAAGCGCGAACCCTGGAGCTCGGCGAGGAGGACCTGGAGGCGCTCAAGGGCTTCCACCTCCTCACCCTCAAGCCCATCATGTACGTGGCCAACGTGGATGAAGGCGAGAGCGGGGAGGACAGCCCCGCCGTGCAGGCGGTGCGGGAGTACGCCGCGCGCTCGGGGAGCGAGGTGGTGGTCGTGAGCGCCGCCACCGAGGCGGAGCTCATGGAGCTCGAGGACGAGGACCGGGATGAGTTCCTCGCCGAGCTGGGCATGGAGGAGCCGGGCCTGAACCGGGTGATCCGGGCGGGCTACCAGCTCCTGGGCCTGATCACCTTCTTCACCGCCGGCCCCAAGGAGGTCCGTGCCTGGACGGTGCCCGAAGGCTCCTCCGCCCCGCGGGCCGCCCGCGAGATCCACAGCGACATGGAGCGCGGCTTCATCCGCGCCGAGGTGATCGGCTTCGAGGACTACGTCGCCTACGGTGGGGAGCAGGGCGCCAAGGAGGCGGGTCGCATGCGCTCCGAGGGCAAGGACTACGTGGTCGCCGACGGCGACGTGATCCTGTTCCGCTTCAACGTCTAGCCCCCGGTTGACAGCATCGGCCGGATTCCTAAAATAAGTAGCCCTCTGGCGGATTAGCTCAGTGGTTAGAGCAACGGAATCATAATCCGTGTGTCCGGGGTTCAAATCCCTGATCCGCCACCATCTTGCAAGCCGCCTCGCAACGAGGCGGCTTTTTTATGGGTGGGCCAAAAACCCCTCCCATCCAGGTGATGGTTTAAATTCTCGGCTAGGGGTACCATCACCCCAGGTTCCGGACCAAGGATTCCCCCGCATGTTCCGGATAGCCCGGGCGAAATCGTGGAGTGCTGGCTGGCTAGGGCGGGTTCTGGACAGATATCGGAACCGCCCCGATTCCGAGCACGAGCAGGCCGTGGTCCGGGTGGGGGTTGCCAGCGCCATAACCGCCTACCTTTCCATCTATGGCAGCGTGCACCCCGGCGCCTACGCCGGAATGGCGGGGGCCCTGGAGATCCTGGGCCTCTTCCTGGTTTTTGGCGTTGCCCTTCTCGCCTGGATCGGCGTGCGTCCGGGCCCTTCCCATGGCCGGCGCCTCATCGCCAACATCTCGGATCACGGCACCCTTTCGCTGCTACTGGCCCTGTACGGGGAGGCGGTGGCGCCCCTGTATATCGTTTACCTGTGGGTGGTGGTAGGCAACGGCCTCCGCTTCGGCCAGGGATACC comes from Thiohalorhabdus denitrificans and encodes:
- the ychF gene encoding redox-regulated ATPase YchF; protein product: MGFQCGIVGLPNVGKSTLFNALTRAGIQAENYPFCTIEPNMGVVPVPDRRLDELARLVQPQEVTPTAIRFVDIAGLVAGAAEGEGLGNQFLAHIREVDAFAHVVRCFADENVAHVAGGVDPVRDIETIENELVLADLETVEKAHAKAAKNAKSGDKEAMAERDLLARLQAHLAEGGQARTLELGEEDLEALKGFHLLTLKPIMYVANVDEGESGEDSPAVQAVREYAARSGSEVVVVSAATEAELMELEDEDRDEFLAELGMEEPGLNRVIRAGYQLLGLITFFTAGPKEVRAWTVPEGSSAPRAAREIHSDMERGFIRAEVIGFEDYVAYGGEQGAKEAGRMRSEGKDYVVADGDVILFRFNV
- the pth gene encoding aminoacyl-tRNA hydrolase produces the protein MVVGLGNPGARYHRTRHNIGFDWVDRVADRLGVRWTAQRRYQAEVAEWLVDGQPVWAMKPQTYMNRSGQAAAPFARAKGIEPAEILVVHDELDLDPGVARLKAGGGHGGHNGLRDLVEHLGSKDFLRLRLGVGHPGDRSQVTPYVLGRPSPEERSRMEAAMDRALEVLPDLAAGKWQRAVNHLHAPVSSGD